The Acidimicrobiales bacterium DNA window GACATCATCGACGCCCAGACCGCCCTCGACATCGGCTTCGTCAGCCAGGTGGTCGCGCCCGACGACCTCCCCGCCGCCGCCGAAGAAGAAGCGCAGCGCTACCGCAAGGGCTCACCGTTCGCCATCGCCCGCATGAAGCGGCTTGTCTACGACGGCATGACGAACGACGTCACCACGCACGTGGCGCAGACCGCGGCGCTGCTGCGCGAGTGCTTCGCTTCCCACGACCACGCCGAAGGCGTCGCTGCGTTCCTCGAGCGCCGCCCGGCCAACTTCACAGGACAGTAGCCATGGCTTACAGCGAGATCACCTACGAGGTCGACGGACACGTCGGCATCCTCAGCCTCAACCGGCCCGAGGCGCGTAACGCGCTGACCTACACCACCTACGCGGAGCTCGAAGACGCGGTGCGCACCACGACGCAGCGCTGCCTCGTCATCACCGGCGTCGACCCGGCGTTCTGTTCCGGTGACGACGTCAAGCAGATCCTGTCGAAGACGGGCGACGCGCCGAGCGGCGACCGCGCCCCGCTGACGCCGCGTCTCACGCCGGCGGCCGACGCGCTGCTGCACACCAACGTGCCGATCATCGCCGCGGTCAACGGCGCGGCGGTCGGGTGGGGGATGGAGCTGGCGCTGATGGCCGACATCCGGATCGCATCGGAGAACGCCAAGTTCGGCGAGTTGTTCGTCAAGCGCGGCATCAACTGCGACGTGCCCGGTCTCGGCCGGTTGGCGCAGATCGTCGGGCGCGAGACCGCCGCCGAGCTGTTGTTCACCGGACGCATCGTGAGCGGCGAGGAGGCGGCGCGGCTGCGGCTGGTGTCGCGCTGCGTCCCGCACGCGGAGTTGATGAAGACGGCGCTCGAACTCGCCCACGAGATCGCCAACAATCCGCCCCTGGCCGTGCAGCGTCTGAAGGAGGGCCTGCGGCGCACGCTCGACCCCGACTGGCACGACCTCGGCGCGTGGGTCACGAGCAGCCTCATCGAGTTGTTCCAGACCAAGGACCACCGCGAGGGTGTGCAGTCGTTCCTGGAAAAGCGCGCCCCCGTCTTCACCGGCGAGTAACGCATGCAGGACCGACCCACGGCTGCGGAACTGCTGCGTGACATCGCCGATCTCTTGGAGGGTGAAGTGCTCGCCGCCACGTCGGGGCCGACGCAGCACCACGTGCGCGTCGCTGCCAACTTGGCCCGCATCGTGCAGCGTGAACTGGAGATGGGGCGCGAGACCAACTTCCGGGAGCGCGCGCTGATCGGTGACCTTCTCGGCGCCGACGGATCCGTCGCCGAGCTCAACGCGGAGCTGGCGGCGCGGTTGCGGGCCAACGACGACGCCGAGTTCGCCCGCGCCGCGTGGCCCGTCCTGCTGGCGGTGACCCTCGACAAGCTGGCGGTGAACAAGCCGGGCCATGACGCCTACGACTTCGCCGGCGAGCAACTCGAAGCGTGAGCGAAACGGTCGCGAAGGGGCTGGCGGCGTTCCTGGACGCGGAGGTCACCGACGTCGTCTTCGCGTCGGCGGGGGCGCGGCGGCGCAACGTGTTGTTCAGGGCCGACGGCGTGCCGATGGTCGCCACGATCATCCACGACGCCGGCCTGCAGATCATGACGGTCGAGACGGAGGCGGCGACGTTGCGGCTGGCCGAAGACGCGGGCGTCGCGGTCGCCCATGTGCACGCGGTGTGCACGGATCCGGCCTACGTCGGCGGTCCGTTCTTCGTGACGTCGCAGATCGCGGGGGAGACCGTCGGGCGCCAGATCCTGCGGCTGGTCGCCGCGAACCCGGGTTTGGGCGCCACCGTCGCCCGCGACATCGGCGCGTCGTTCGCCAAGCTGCACGCCGTCGACCCGAACCTGGCGCCTCCGGCGCTCGAACGCCCGCCGCAGGGCCACACGGCGGTCGATGCCGCGCTGGGCCACGTGCGCGCCCTGATGGATCTGCTCATCCAGCCGTCGCCGGTGTTCGAGCTGACCTACGCCTGGCTCGACACGCACCGTCCGGTGTCGAACCGTGTGGCGGTCGTGCACCGCGACTGCCGCAACGGCAACATCATCGTGGGGGCTGACGGGCTGCGCGCCATCCTCGACTGGGAGGTGGCCCACGTCGGCGATCCCATGGAGGACCTGGCGTGGATGTGCGTGCGCATGTGGCGCTTCCGCAACGACGAACTCGAAGTCGGCGGCTTCGCCACGCGCGGCGACCTGCGCGCCGGGTACGAAGGCGCGGGCGGCGCGTGGGACGACGGCGCGTTCTTCTGGTGGAAGCTTTACTCGACGCTGCGCTGGGGGCTCGGCCTCGCCGGCCAGGGCCGCGCCCACATCGACGGCACGTTCCGGTCGATCGTGATGGCGGGCAGCGGTCGGCGCGT harbors:
- a CDS encoding enoyl-CoA hydratase-related protein, which codes for MAYSEITYEVDGHVGILSLNRPEARNALTYTTYAELEDAVRTTTQRCLVITGVDPAFCSGDDVKQILSKTGDAPSGDRAPLTPRLTPAADALLHTNVPIIAAVNGAAVGWGMELALMADIRIASENAKFGELFVKRGINCDVPGLGRLAQIVGRETAAELLFTGRIVSGEEAARLRLVSRCVPHAELMKTALELAHEIANNPPLAVQRLKEGLRRTLDPDWHDLGAWVTSSLIELFQTKDHREGVQSFLEKRAPVFTGE
- a CDS encoding DUF6285 domain-containing protein, with amino-acid sequence MQDRPTAAELLRDIADLLEGEVLAATSGPTQHHVRVAANLARIVQRELEMGRETNFRERALIGDLLGADGSVAELNAELAARLRANDDAEFARAAWPVLLAVTLDKLAVNKPGHDAYDFAGEQLEA
- a CDS encoding phosphotransferase family protein, yielding MSETVAKGLAAFLDAEVTDVVFASAGARRRNVLFRADGVPMVATIIHDAGLQIMTVETEAATLRLAEDAGVAVAHVHAVCTDPAYVGGPFFVTSQIAGETVGRQILRLVAANPGLGATVARDIGASFAKLHAVDPNLAPPALERPPQGHTAVDAALGHVRALMDLLIQPSPVFELTYAWLDTHRPVSNRVAVVHRDCRNGNIIVGADGLRAILDWEVAHVGDPMEDLAWMCVRMWRFRNDELEVGGFATRGDLRAGYEGAGGAWDDGAFFWWKLYSTLRWGLGLAGQGRAHIDGTFRSIVMAGSGRRVGELEYDCLMLLQNQFA